One Podarcis raffonei isolate rPodRaf1 chromosome 3, rPodRaf1.pri, whole genome shotgun sequence genomic region harbors:
- the TUBE1 gene encoding tubulin epsilon chain isoform X1: protein MTQSVVVQVGQCGNQIGCRFWDLALREHAAVNKKGIYDEALSSFFRNVNTRTDDDSADCRGKIYSLKARALLIDMEEGVVNEILQGPLRDVFDSKQLITDVSGSGNNWAVGHKVYGCQYREDIVEKLRKTAEHCDCLQCFFVIHSMGGGTGSGLGTFVLKLLEDEFPEVYRFVTSVYPSREDDVITSPYNSVLAMKELSDHADCVLPIENESLFDIVSKINQMTNSGKLGSTIKPASLVTSSAGGIKCSREKPFDAMNNIVANLLLNLTSSARFEGSLNMDLNEISMNLVPFPRLHYLVSSLTPLYTLADVNVPSRRLDQMFSDAFSKDHQLLRADPKHSLYLACALLVRGNVQISDLRRNIERLKPSLQFVSWNQEGWKTGLCSVPPVGHSHSLLALANNTCVKSTFVELKERFTRLYKKKAHLHHYLHIDGMEQSYFSEALSSLSDLIEDYNQLDAANCGPAIDPPRLKIAM from the exons ATGACGCAGTCCGTGGTGGTTCAGG TGGGTCAGTGTGGCAACCAGATAGGATGCCGCTTCTGGGATCTGGCACTGAGGGAACACGCCGCCGTCAACAAG AAAGGAATTTATGATGAAGCATTAAGCAGTTTCTTTAGAAATGTGAATACCAG GACAGATGATGATAGCGCTGACTGCAGAGGAAAAATCTATTCCTTAAAAGCACGC GCTCTCCTGATTGACATGGAAGAGGGTGTAGTGAATGAAATTCTGCAGGGGCCATTGAGAGATGTCTTTGATAGCAAGCAGCTGATAACAGATGTTTCTGGCTCAGGGAACAACTG GGCTGTGGGTCACAAAGTGTATGGGTGTCAATACCGAGAAGATATTGTTGAAAAGCTAAGAAAGACTGCAGAGCATTGTGACTGTCTGCAGTGCTTTTTTGTCATTCATTCAATGGGAGGGG GGACAGGATCTGGTCTTGGTACATTTGTACTAAAGCTTCTTGAGGATGAATTTCCAGAAGTATATAGATTTGTTACTTCTGTTTATCCTTCCCGGGAGGATGATGTCATTACATCTCCTTATAACAGTGTATTGGCTATGAAAGAACTCAGTGACCATGCAGACTGTGTATTGCCAATTGAAAATGAA TCTTTATTTGACATTGTTAGCAAAATTAACCAGATGACCAACAGTGGAAAGTTAGGATCAACCATAAAGCCAGCCAGCTTAGTAACTTCAAGTGCAGGTGGAATAAAGTGTTctcgggagaaaccatttgatgCTATGAACAATATTGTGGCCAACTTACTGTTGAACTTGACAAG CTCTGCTAGGTTTGAAGGATCTCTTAATATGGAtcttaatgaaatcagcatgAATTTGGTTCCCTTTCCTCGACTTCATTATCTTGTTTCCAGCTTGACACCTCTGTATACGTTGGCTGATGTTAATGTGCCCTCTCGAAG GTTGGACCAAATGTTTTCAGATGCTTTTAGCAAAGATCACCAACTGTTACGAGCTGACCCAAAGCACAGTTTGTACCTTGCCTGTGCCCTGTTAGTCAGAGGAAACGTGCAGATTTCAGACCTTCGTAGAAACATTGAAAG GTTGAAACCTTCACTTCAGTTTGTCTCCTGGAATCAAGAAGGATGGAAAACTGGCCTCTGTTCAGTACCACCTGTGGGTCATTCCCACTCATTGTTGGCACTAGCAAATAACACTTGTGTGAAATCTACTTTTGTAGAGCTCAAGGAGAGATTCACAAGGTTGTACAAGAAAAAG GCACACCTTCACCATTACCTACATATTGATGGGATGGAGCAGTCCTATTTCTCTGAAGCACTTTCATCTTTGTCTGATTTAATAGAAGACTATAATCAGCTAGATGCTGCTAACTGTGGTCCTGCTATAGATCCACCAAGACTGAAGATAGCAATGTAG
- the TUBE1 gene encoding tubulin epsilon chain isoform X2, with protein MEEGVVNEILQGPLRDVFDSKQLITDVSGSGNNWAVGHKVYGCQYREDIVEKLRKTAEHCDCLQCFFVIHSMGGGTGSGLGTFVLKLLEDEFPEVYRFVTSVYPSREDDVITSPYNSVLAMKELSDHADCVLPIENESLFDIVSKINQMTNSGKLGSTIKPASLVTSSAGGIKCSREKPFDAMNNIVANLLLNLTSSARFEGSLNMDLNEISMNLVPFPRLHYLVSSLTPLYTLADVNVPSRRLDQMFSDAFSKDHQLLRADPKHSLYLACALLVRGNVQISDLRRNIERLKPSLQFVSWNQEGWKTGLCSVPPVGHSHSLLALANNTCVKSTFVELKERFTRLYKKKAHLHHYLHIDGMEQSYFSEALSSLSDLIEDYNQLDAANCGPAIDPPRLKIAM; from the exons ATGGAAGAGGGTGTAGTGAATGAAATTCTGCAGGGGCCATTGAGAGATGTCTTTGATAGCAAGCAGCTGATAACAGATGTTTCTGGCTCAGGGAACAACTG GGCTGTGGGTCACAAAGTGTATGGGTGTCAATACCGAGAAGATATTGTTGAAAAGCTAAGAAAGACTGCAGAGCATTGTGACTGTCTGCAGTGCTTTTTTGTCATTCATTCAATGGGAGGGG GGACAGGATCTGGTCTTGGTACATTTGTACTAAAGCTTCTTGAGGATGAATTTCCAGAAGTATATAGATTTGTTACTTCTGTTTATCCTTCCCGGGAGGATGATGTCATTACATCTCCTTATAACAGTGTATTGGCTATGAAAGAACTCAGTGACCATGCAGACTGTGTATTGCCAATTGAAAATGAA TCTTTATTTGACATTGTTAGCAAAATTAACCAGATGACCAACAGTGGAAAGTTAGGATCAACCATAAAGCCAGCCAGCTTAGTAACTTCAAGTGCAGGTGGAATAAAGTGTTctcgggagaaaccatttgatgCTATGAACAATATTGTGGCCAACTTACTGTTGAACTTGACAAG CTCTGCTAGGTTTGAAGGATCTCTTAATATGGAtcttaatgaaatcagcatgAATTTGGTTCCCTTTCCTCGACTTCATTATCTTGTTTCCAGCTTGACACCTCTGTATACGTTGGCTGATGTTAATGTGCCCTCTCGAAG GTTGGACCAAATGTTTTCAGATGCTTTTAGCAAAGATCACCAACTGTTACGAGCTGACCCAAAGCACAGTTTGTACCTTGCCTGTGCCCTGTTAGTCAGAGGAAACGTGCAGATTTCAGACCTTCGTAGAAACATTGAAAG GTTGAAACCTTCACTTCAGTTTGTCTCCTGGAATCAAGAAGGATGGAAAACTGGCCTCTGTTCAGTACCACCTGTGGGTCATTCCCACTCATTGTTGGCACTAGCAAATAACACTTGTGTGAAATCTACTTTTGTAGAGCTCAAGGAGAGATTCACAAGGTTGTACAAGAAAAAG GCACACCTTCACCATTACCTACATATTGATGGGATGGAGCAGTCCTATTTCTCTGAAGCACTTTCATCTTTGTCTGATTTAATAGAAGACTATAATCAGCTAGATGCTGCTAACTGTGGTCCTGCTATAGATCCACCAAGACTGAAGATAGCAATGTAG
- the CCN6 gene encoding cellular communication network factor 6: MVLALTQLSLFTLSVFHFCLHRNMQWLLIPTILIITYAQQLSCRVQTNRQKEGKPGEKSAEVHQRRELCHWPCRCPVVPTCSPGVSLVKDGCGCCKMCAKQSGETCNEAEVCDPHKGLYCDYSADKPRYENGVCAYMIAVGCELNGVHYANGHDFQPTPLYKCLCVNGAIGCTPVFISKPAPNECAAPKSRKKSGQSKCVSGQQEQQSTSYRLMSAFRSVPLVLKKKCLVQATPWTPCSRTCGMGISDRVTNENSKCEIRKEKRLCYIQPCQAKFPKSIKIPKGKTCRPTFQLAKAEKLVFSGCTSTQRYRPTFCGICLDKRCCIPNKSVMITVQFDCPKEGSFKWKLMWITSCVCQKTCNDSGNIFSELKLL, translated from the exons ATGGTGTTGGCTCTGACACAGCTCAGCCTGTTCactctctctgtttttcatttctgcCTTCACAGGAACATGCAGTGGCTCCTCATCCCCACCATCCTTATAATCACTTATGCTCAACAG CTTTCTTGCAGGGTGCAAACCAAcaggcagaaggaaggaaagccTGGAGAAAAATCTGCAGAGGTTCATCAACGCAGAGAGCTATGCCACTGGCCCTGCAGATGCCCAGTGGTACCAACCTGCAGCCCCGGGGTGAGCCTGGTGAAGGATGGCTGCGGATGCTGCAAGATGTGTGCCAAGCAGTCAGGGGAAACATGTAATGAAGCTGAGGTCTGTGACCCCCACAAGGGGCTATACTGCGACTACTCTGCAGATAAGCCTAGGTATGAAAATGGAGTGTGTGCAT ATATGATAGCAGTAGGTTGTGAGCTCAATGGGGTGCACTATGCCAATGGCCACGACTTCCAGCCCACTCCTCTTTACAAATGTCTGTGTGTGAACGGTGCAATTGGATGTACACCTGTCTTCATCTCAAAGCCAGCACCTAATGAATGTGCAGCACCGAAGAGCAGAAAGAAATCTGGACAATCCAAATGTGTTTCAGGACAGCAGGAGCAGCAGTCAACCAGTTACAGATTAATGTCAG CTTTCAGAAGTGTGCCGCTTGTTTTAAAGAAGAAGTGCCTGGTTCAAGCAACTCCTTGGACACCTTGTTCCCGAACCTGTGGCATGGGAATATCTGACAGAGTGACCAATGAAAACAGTAAATGTGAAATAAGAAAGGAAAAGAGACTGTGCTACATTCAACCATGCCAAGCAAAATTTCCAAAGAGCATAAAG ATACCTAAAGGAAAAACATGCCGACCTACATTCCAGCTTGCCAAGGCAGAGAAACTAGTATTTTCTGGATGCACAAGTACACAAAGATATAGACCAACCTTTTGTGGAATCTGCCTGGACAAGAGATGTTGCATACCCaacaaatctgtaatgattacaGTGCAGTTTGACTGTCCAAAGGAAGGCTCCTTTAAGTGGAAGTTGATGTGGATTACATCTTGTGTTTGTCAGAAGACATGCAATGATTCAGGAAACATATTTTCTGAACTCAAACTTTTGTAA